The genomic interval ACAAAGGAGCAGCTTGGAAATTTCCAGTTTGGAATCGAGTCCACAGAGTATCTTTACCTGTGAAGCTAGTTAAGAAATTGAGACGAACCCGATTGAGGAAGACCGTATTAAATTCAGGTACGCCGTTAGTGCCACCGAAGTTATCTGTAATAGCAAAAATCGCTTCCCCAGACAGCTTGGTAGTTGTAGAGAACTGCTGAGCTTCCAAGGTGGCAGTGCGTGCTTCGAGGGCATCAACTCGGCCTCGCAGAGTGGCAAGTTCGGCAGAAAACTCCTCCTGAAGCTTCTGTAGAGCAGCCAAGTCATCCTTGGATACCAAGTTAGCAGTGCCTTGAGCAATCAACTCGCTAACTTTATCCATACAGGCATTGAGACCAGCTGCAAACTCAAAGCGACTCAGGGGACGATTACCTCGGAAAGTGCCGTCAGGATAGCCAACAATACAGCCATAGCGCTCAACTAGTGATTGCAGAGATTGGTAAGCCCAGTCAGTTGGCTGCACATCAGAGAGCTGAGAGACTGATGTAACCTGAGCCATAGGGTTTGGGCGACCCTCGCTACCGTAGCGACTGAGCTGATTAATAACAGCCCCGTTATCAGCAGGGGTAGCAGTAGGAACTGTTGCGCTACCAGAAAAAGTTTGCGCTAGCAGCATCTCGGGCGCTTGGGGAGCAGGAACCATGGGCTGCACCGTAGTTACATCAGATGATGCAGCTTGAAGTGTGTGCAATGCACTCTTGCTGGCATCAGGTGCCTCTGCCGCAATGGCGGTGCTAGATACAGCAACAAATGCACCCAGCAATGCCGGACTTACAACTAATGTCCTCAACAATGTTTTTGACATATATACCTCTGTTTCCTCACACCTAGAATGTAGAACGATTATAGCGCTGTCGATCTAAATCGACAAACCCAGGACTTAGCAAGCGACTGTAGGTATCTGCGTAGGCTAAACTCTTTACTACAGGGCCTGCACTAACCTATGCAGACCGATGAGTCCAACATACAAGGTGAGTACCTTCCAAAAATGTATTTTAGACTACATCCTTGGGAAACACAACTAATTAGTTGCGCCTTAGTTGCGCTGCTGACTCGTTGCTAGTTTGTTGTAAGGTTATAGAAACTAATTGGCTCATGATGATTAGGAACACGATCGCCTTAACTTCATCAAACCCTAATAACTGAGCTGTGACTGGTCTAGAGGTTAGGGGCTAGGGGAAAGATTGTGATATTACTACTCCTAGACCGTTGCCAAAGGAGCGATCGCGTGCCTGACTCAACTTCAATGCCCACGAGTGACTCTGTGGATATAGACCAGTACCTGGAACAGATGGCTGCTATTGTAGGCATCACGCTGCACCTTGACTACAAACCTGGAGTCAAGGCTAACTTAGAACGATTGCAGGCTATTGCTCAGTTGTTTCTGGAGTTTCCATTGCCCGATGACATAGATGCTGCACCTGTGTTTTACCCATGACCAAGCCGATCGCTGATGCTACAAGTATTGCCACTGCCGTTAGGGGTAAAGAAGTTACCGCTCGCGAGGTTGTTGCTGCTGCCCTCGCCCGCATCGCCGAGTATAACCAAACGCTGAACTGT from Cyanobacteriota bacterium carries:
- a CDS encoding DUF4089 domain-containing protein, translating into MPTSDSVDIDQYLEQMAAIVGITLHLDYKPGVKANLERLQAIAQLFLEFPLPDDIDAAPVFYP